One Bombus affinis isolate iyBomAffi1 chromosome 18, iyBomAffi1.2, whole genome shotgun sequence genomic window, cgttaggccactacctgctttctccgcaattcttaagagcaagTAATAAACAcaaggacccttctaaaaaaccagctgaaaacacttctggaattagaaagtcttttctggcaaactgATTGACTCAAACCATATGTGCAAACAATGCAATTAGGATTTCGACTTTATGGTGAGACCTtaggcctatggaggattcgaaggacggcacgtagaccgttggctgtcaagccgcgcgggatggagtgcagatgtgttgcgcggcgtaacaagttagttatacagatattaattttttttatttattagaatatttacaatcaattctcgttgagaattttcagtaacttaatttggcgtgatacaatgacatggattataatagttttatattgttggttctagtagaagctagggatttaatctagagggtattttctttttagtctgcggatctggtccgtcgtgttcagtagttgggtgactaatgggttgtggtggttgtcgactcttgtgttatatctgcatctggacttgtgtatttcatctttgactgtaggtatcttgaggtcacggtggatggtttcgttggtaacataccagggtgcatttaatagtgatcttagcgttttcgattggaagcgttggagtatttcaatgttggaattacttgctgttccccatagttggattccgtaggtccagacaggttttattacggccttgtagagggttattttgttctgtatgtttagtttggagcgtcggcccgtgagccaatagagttgtcttaatttttcctttagttgctttgttttttctgagatatgtttcttccaagttagcctcctgtacagtgtcatgcccaggtatcttacggagtccttgcttgggattattgtgttgttaatggtgacctgggggcaggtttgttttcggagcctgaaggttacatgtgaggatttttttcgtttattttgaagccccatttttggaaccacttttccatggagtcgagacttcgctggagagtggatgaggcaattgccgggtctgcgtgggtagctaatagcgctgtgtcgtcggcaaatgttgctattgttatcTCGTTtaatataggtaagtcggcagtgtagatagAGAACAGTAGTgatccgaggacactaccttggggtatgccggattctattgggaatgttgcggaagtggcgtctaggcatttaactatgaattgtctgttggttacgtaggattttaagatggagtagtgtgggtggggtaggatctttttaagcttgtagaggagcccttcatgccatactttgtccaacgcctgttggatgtctaggaatactgctgagcagtattttttcttttcaagggtttgtctgatcatgtgggttatgcggtggatttgctctactattgagtgttgttttcggaagccgaattggtgatctgggagtgttttcaattcttctaggagtggaaggagacgattcgtgagcatcctctcgcatagtttagacagggtaggtaagagactgattgggcgataggagctggtttcatatattggattaccgggtttagggatgagggtgatcagtgagattttccaagcttTGGGAAAGTGTTCAAgacggaggatagcgttaaagattgatgcgatgactgcaatcccttttatgggatgTTCCTTGATTGCCTTATTACTATTAGGCCGTGACCTGCAACTTCTTGGGGCTTAGGCGACTGATtccttctatgatctctgcagaagtgaagggttcaatacgaggggacatttggaagggagtgtgctgATATTTGGAGGAATGGGGtctgaatacttcagacaagtgtttggcaaataggttggctttttctatacggctacgcgcccatccaccttgcgggcggcggattggaggtattatttgtggggggcgcgtgagtttcctggaggccttccatagtgagtagttggagtcggctgtgggggacaagctggcgagatatttgtgaaaacagtcattattgtagttttttatggttttggatagttttctagttgcgttgtttagtttgcgtttgcgaacacctccggtgttctatgggtctgccatgtccttcttagtctacgtttttctgctatttttttaaaatatgtactGGGagtattcgtgtttgctgatggacgtttttgccggtgtggagaagcgggtAGCGTTTATTATgatcgtgtttaggtattccgtggctgctccgatttcttcattggtttttagtgaagttgaggctaaagttgtgtgggtaaagacttctctaaagatgtgccagttggtgtgttggttatgaatggagccattaggtgtattctcgatgatagttgaactgattgttactatcacgggggaatgatcagaggagagatcagccgaggaactgatttggacgtgtcttgacgagatatttttagttatgaggaaatcaagaagatcgggtattttgtttgtgtcggtgggccagtatgtgggttcgtatgtggtaaggtagttgaggttgttggttattatgctgttgaggaggttatGCTATtgagtctgctgccccattgggaatgtttggcgttatagtctcctccatctatgaatctattgcccagggtgtccaggaagttatcgaagtcttctttggcgatggagtgtctgggagggcagtatacagctgaagtgctGATTGTATCGTGagagtcttctattgctacgtttgttgcttggaggtagtctttctggaatggtggaagttcgtagtgcttaatgtttgatttgattatgattgtgttataatttagttccggagagcctgtttggaatgttagagccatcatcgagctggTTAATTCAGTATGAAAGAACTAGTcaagaggctgttaacccttagctaggtttgttggattcgctttcgacaggtgggcgtcacgtggagttttgtgaacttcacagggcactggacacacgtctgcacgtttCGGCACTCACCAGAAAACTCCCACCATAAatttgaaatcctaactgcattgttcgcgcataaccaccaacaatcCCAACCAGCTCgccacatatgaacccacatactggcccactgacactaacaaaatccccgatttactcgacttcttcataaccaaaaatatctcgccgaGATATTTCCAAATTAACTCCTCAACTGAACTACCTTTCGACCACTcccccgtaatagcaacagtcgtttcagcaataatcgagaacccacctaatggccttattcacaacaactcaccaactggcagctctttagagaagtctttaaccGCTCAACCTCTGCCTCTCGCTAAAAACAAAGGCAGATACAGAAACTGCCACAGAATAcataaacacgagcataataaacacTATTCGCTCCTCAACACCTACTAAGACTTCTATCAGTAAACACGAATATCCtcattacatattaaacaaaatcacagaaaaacgaagactaagaagagtatggcaaacccatacaacaccggacgacaaacgcaagctaaacaacgcaaccaggaagttaatgaatatcattaaaaaatacaaaaatgactgtttccaaaagtacctcgtcaatttgtccccctctgccgactccaatctactcactatggaaggtttccaggaaactcacgcgtcccccgcaaataatcccaacaattcgctgtccgcaaagcggatgggcacgaagccctatagaaaaagccaacctcttcgccaactacctatccaacgtctttaaacctcattcctccaataccgctccggaaatatcagaatacctgcattctcccttacaaatgtctctccccattaaaatcaaataagtaacaaagcaattaaggaactacctgtaaaagggattggactcatttcttcaatcttcttcgccttgaatactatcccaaaacctggaaaacgtcacaaATTACGCTCATCCCCAAACCTGGAACCAATGCACGACATTAGCTCCTATCgtccaattagtcttctaccctaaggtaagtaaacttacggctcagggagtttcggagcttccaggccccgtcggggattcgagtagcgtcccaggctcgacccgacggtcacccaacgactggacgaacagcgaggggaaggtcgatcccagggcctcccctcgttcggtaaacacgaccggggaccaagaaacacccgcagttgtcacagaggaaaagatgtgcaaaaaaagcacaagaagatacctcgaatttgatgaagacatcgcgggaatcatcgaggatgtcgagatgccaatgcaggcacacaaggataagacaccacccaccgaaaaggcgacccgattcgccaaggaaaaaatcccgaaaggtgacaagatcaccagatatatgagaaagtccccagtgtaggggagcgcgtgcaagacaacgagaagcctggccaggagccagccgatggcaacgaaggacgaagcggccagcacctcggagctagacacaccggcggaaatgtcggacagcggcagcgaagcggcggcaccaagggaatgtctcaggaggaaggccatggcgaacagagcaacggccgagaccaaaagcaatgacgaggacagtatcgtcatcaaaatgagcgaatggaaggcgatgacggaaatcatcacagaagtcttccgcgaaatccaatacataggtagcagactctacctcatgagcaaaaaggattccgacatcaaggaaaggagggacgctatcagtaaaaaagcgatcaagctccactcgatgttggacgagatgaggctcaagaggaacgctaggacagtcacggccaccagggtgaccacccctccggggaggagtgaggagaaggaaggaaaaaggaaggagatatCGCCCATCGAAGGGAAAGgagacaccaagagaaagagaccaacgaccgtggaggcctcctacgcaggagcctgtgccggcaacagctcggcaaaagcgactacggactgcacggacagcgatgtaaaggatgactggatccctgtctgcggaaggagaggaaaaagaattgagaccccgacggtggtcaataaggcgaacgcaggaagggcggcattggacaagccaaagaggccggagggaccgaagaggatacgtaacagacccgaagccatcctcgtcaaagtagggcaagacaaggagtggatccaggtctacaaagacttgatgggggcaaaggagaccctaaaagagagctgtggaattaggaggaccagaacaggtgacattctgatcgagctgaaagcaggtagcaacgccaagaagaccgcggcggatatgaacacggcgctaagaggcaaggtgagagcgctaccaatgcgcgacaagacctccgtagagatcagggatatagacccgctcgtaggcaaggaagaactagccagggtgataggaatgcaactgggcttaagcgacatcactgaggtcgaagtaaagaccctaaaaatggcgccgtggggcacccaatcggcaatagtgacgatgccgaaagcctatctggccaaagagggggcgagccggaagatcagaaccggcttgacgatagcctcgataaaggcactacccaatgtagtaaagtgctacagatgccacatgttcggtcatatcgcgaacaaatgcacggcgataagccctggaaaggagatttgcaggaagtgcggagccaaagaccacacgatagctgcctgcgccaacgcaccctgctgctccatctgcagcaaggagaaaggtgtgaaatttgaccatgtaaccggatccctggcttgtccagagtatagaaggcggttgaaagcgaataaatgaagatactgcagataaacctcaacagatgcaagctggcgcaggacatgatgcaccaatacgcgatcgaacttaggccggacataataataatttccgagccgaacaggcagctaccgcactggtttaaggacaccaaaggagacgcctcgatatgggtcacactcctcaacggcaaactgcctgatgaaacaacagaggtcaagagcgacgggatagtgggcgtccgcgtcggcgacgtcttctgcttcagcggatactgttcgtccaacataaatatgctagcatactccgaatacatagacacgctgttgactatgacgaagagcgctgctagaagacacgacaaggtcgtcgtggccggagacttcaacgcaaagtcaacctgttggggaggatcgaccacagacaagagagggagagtcttaatggaggcactaggcggccaccgggtgtttccactgaggctcaaggaaaagtacaccttcttcatgaacgggaagacgaccttccccgacataataagtgtatccaataaggtcagcgagatacacgccggaagcgcgatcttggacaaatactcggcctcggaccatctgtacgtgctccacaggtttaaggcgaggaagacccgaaccgtatcgaagttctacaggtacgtgaccaaggacatgtcgccggaggagttcctgagcagattcgacgacacactgaagcaggaggacctcaacgcggctatcggagaggatggggccgagcccctgcaaaagagcatcgaaggtacgtgcgaagggatgctaaggaagtcgaactgtgcggcgacccgcaagtacgcgaactactggtggaacccgatgatcgcggaactgagagcgcaggcgcacaaagcgctcaggaaggtgacgagagaaaggagcaatgagggcaagaacatgaaacaacgaaaaaccgcagaaggagaccagcccagtattctgaactggctgagaggacgacatgagcagtaactgcccgaagaagtagatactacggggcacgaaaggacaaccctgatgactgccgacaggttttaccggggttgtctgccccccaagcggaggaagaaggaggaggggtttttagtgggtatggcaacgacatccgaccgactcccacataacccagtgatgcgggtcactgggcatgcgtaatagcattttcccctccccacgcaaaaaaaaaattagTCTTCTACACattttgtcaaaactattcgaaaagttgctaacgaatcgactccttccactaatagaggatctgaaaactctgccagatcatcaattcggctttcggaagcagcatCCCACAATGGAGCAAATCCACagaataacacacaatatcagccaaaccctcgaaaagaaacaatactgctcagcggtattccttgatattcaacaggcattcgacaaactATGTCATGAAGGGCTTCTTTTCAAACTTAAAAAAGTACTACCACgcacttactactccatcctaaagtcctaccttaccaataggcaattcatggttaaatacgcagacgccattaccacaactttcccaatagaagcggaCATAGCCCAAGGCAGTGTCCTCGGATCCcttctgttctccatctacactgccgatttaccaatatcgacagaaataaccatagcaacatttgctgagaacacagcgctattagcgtcccacgccaacccgataacagcctcatccactctccagcgaggtctcgactcaatggaaaagtggttccataaatggggcttcaaaattaatgaaaagaaATCCATatatgtaaccttcacgctgcgaaagcaaacctgcccacaggtctccattaacaatataacagtccctaacaaggacacagtcagatacctgggcatgactctggacaggagactaaCCTGGAAAAAACATATCGTAGACAAATCTAATAACTCAgagacaaactcaaaaaattttattggctcattggctgTCGCTCCATCCTAAGCACGcggaacaaaattacgctctataagaccgtaataaaacctgtctggacctacggaatctaACTacggggaacagcaagtaattccaatattgaaatactccaacgcttccaatcgaaaactctaagatccctattaaatgctccctggtatgttacaaacgaaacaatccaccgcgacctcaagctacctacagtcaaagatgaaatacacaagtccagatgcagatataacacaagagtcaacgaccaccacaacccattagtcacccaagtAATAgtcacgacggaccagatccgctgactaaaaagaaaataccctctagattaaattcttagattctactagaaccaacaatataaaactaataTAAGCCATAttattgtatcacgccaaatgaagttactcaaaattctcaacgagaattgattgtaaatattctaataaataaaaaaaatgtatcttgggtccttgggcctttggagggttcgaaggacggcacgtagaccgttggctgtaaAGCCGCGccggatggagtgcagatgtcttGCGCGGTGTAACAGAAATATTAAGTAAacgtatagcatggaaattgaaaataatgagaatatatgtaaggaaatataaagtacatatatagcatggaagttgaaaaaagATGATTTATGTGTAAGGAAATactaagtatatgtatagcatggaaattgaaaataatgaaaacatttgtaagcaaatataaagtatatgtttaGAATGGATGTTGAAATAAGAATAAATGTATGTATGGAAATATTGAgcatatgtatagcatggaaattgatAATAATGAGAATATAgttaaggaaatataaagtatatgtacagcatggaaattgaaaataatgggaatatatgtaaggaattataaagtatatatagcatggtatataaattatatatagcatggaagttgaaaaaggAGGAAATATATGTACGGAAATattaagtatatgtatagcatgaaaattaaaagtaatgagaatatatgtaatatatgaaatataatgtaaatatatagcATAGGAGTTGAAAAAGGAGGAAATATGTGTAAGGAAATACAATGTATATGTATGGCATGGAAATTGAAAATAATGtgaatatatgtaaggaaatataaagtaaatatatatcatggaagttgaaaaaagaggaaatatatgtaaggaaatattaagtatatgtatagcatgggaattgtaatcgttgctcgctcgctccgctcgcacgaaaaaattTAGTCTAACTTCCCAACCGCTCCCGTGTGATCGCAAATTTTATGAAAACCACCTCCTTACCGaagaacgaacgcaagagggattggttttaggttaggctattgtttttcgagcaagcgcagcgaacgagctacgcgtaaacatgtgtcataaaccaatgatttggcacatggggatgTGTTGTATAGTTCGTGATAGGTACTGAAGGAGCACTCGAGTGTGCTTAACAACAGAGATATTTATTCAATGCGTGCAATTGGTATACAACTCGTGGTTACAAGTAGCGGTTGATGATTTGCGGTTAATAGTTCGACTCCGGTGGAAGTACGGTATCGGTTCGGACGATGATCCTGCACGATGCGTCGCGGAGATGTAGCCGAATATTTACTGACTCTTCGTCACGATGATCCTGCAGAGGAAACCTCTCCGGGGGTGTGTCCAGGATACCAGATCATCGGATTATTCAAGAAGTGCCTTGGTTCGGAAAGAGAGGGAAATGGCATTTGCTGCTAAGTGGTTAATTTCTGTTTGGAGGTTGGAGAAGGGTGCTGACAGCccttgagagagagagagagagagagagagagagagagagagagcgagagggaGTTACTAACGGGAAGCATCATACGTGCGGAAAACAGACGTCCCGTATTTTCCGTGGTATGTGAAGGACAAGGACTATTTGTTCGTCTGGGTAATCTTAGCTAAACAAATCGTAAGATTTATAGCGTGTCCTTCGGACAGCTGAAAAATATTTTGTGAGGATGTGCCAACATCTGGCAATAATCTTGTCCGAAGGACAGGGTCTTCGGGAGGCGAGCCACGGGAAAGAAACCGTTGAAAAGTTTACAGTCAAATGCCGCCACAGttgttgtataacgttgtatagtattacgttataacgtataacgatctatagtaatacgtaataaagtatgaacctgtgtggtattacgatataacgtaacacgttatatagtataacaatgtagcgtatagcgttatatagtattacgttataacgtataatgtcatatagtattactgtATTTACGAGCTATCGcgggagacgcggtcgcgagaatacgcgtcaacaGGAGTCGTAAATGCccattacgattataataatcgacaccacgaatagttcgatccccttatatcggttaggataataggggtagtTGCTGTAGTATAACGCTGGGATTCACGGagttacaaaaatatatgtcggattgaagtcaggattatggagaggggcgtttaatgaattctcATTAGAACTAGCCATGGCCGTGATACAATGAAGAGATTattagcacaggcttataaacgagaTTAGGCACtggtagcactagtgataatgaccttcggttcgaaacgaatccgcggtcgcgggatgataaacgtatgttctcgcacagttcaagtctaactctttgttgactagacgtgaggtattcactggttgtaagatagtactgtcactcgtcaatgagatcgcacgaaagaatgattctccgtctcgatgatgccgccgaggaaaactataatgggtgtctCTAAGGGTACGaggtcatcggattcgtggagaaaagtcttcgttcggaaagtgagggaaattgacgttactgttaattggtcaatttccatgttggtggttagggaagggtgccaaccgcccttaagagaaagttgctatcgggtagcgtcgttcgtgagaaaaatagatttctccaaattcccgtagttggaacaaagactatttgtcggtttgaaggactttcgataaataaatcttaagatttatagcgggtcctcgagCTTGCTGAACATGTGGTGTGGAGACGCGTCAACATTTGGTAATTGtcttactcgaagaatagagtctgcgtgtggcgagccacgggacggAAATCGTTGAAgcgcttaccgtcgtgccctgtcccaagtatttcttttaaggatagttatagagttactctgtgcctttgctaaataaaacgttcatccctttgaccgcggctacgctCGCCGACCGACTGTCGCCTCGAGCCTAAGCCCACGATCACACATCTCGTACAATCGGAGtagcatttgtttaatctaagttacaacgttacggcattcccgcgaatccaaggaggggttccgattttctttcatctccgacatatatatttccaacactttatacaaacacacaaagtagtaacgccgttgattaagatacaggtaaCGAAGAGAAGATTAGTTGTTAGGGTTAagtgcgtgaaacgaatccatATTGGCgttagacgtgatcattatgcaatagaggagatatttactagtgcatatatgactatgatggaattggacaagtaatcgcgataattagatactcgagaagctaatgaccataatcctaggctcaataacgaatccacggtcaacgggatgacgaactctactcttctttagcgtctaagttctactcaatgttaatgcatggggcaatcactacgtatctgagagttacttgaatcgtcgtcgagatcgtacgggtgagtggttctccatcactgtcgaagaaaactatggtgggtgtgtctaaggacatgagatcctcggattcatCAAAGAAAGCTTtggttccaaaggtgagggaaattagcgctgttgctaattggtcgatctccatatcggcgttttgaaagagatgctggccgcccttgaggggaggttgttgacggggggcatcgttcgtggaagataggtttctcctatcttcccgtagttgcaacaaagtctatttgaaggacttcgcttgactaaaacttaagatttatagctggtcctcacgttagctaaacatacactgcaaaggcatgccgacacccggcgatcattttacccggaggacaaaatctgcgtgtggcgggctgcgggacagaaaccattgaagtaattactgccacgtgtcgctacgactatttcttttaaggagaggtatagagttactctgtgcctttgttagataaaacgttcatccctttgaccacggctacgttcggcgactgattgtcgcctcgagtccaAGCttatgatcataaatctcgaacaatcggagcggcatttgtttaatctaagttacaacgttacggtattcccgcgaatccaaggaggggttccggtgttctttcatctccgacatggCCATTCTGAATAtaacacgtcctcgggtgtaacTACAATATTGAGTTTTTCTAACGTTAGTCTCGGTAcattaacattttttacaatttaacttaatgtctaaataagctgagggtccagtgtaacaacaaaattttgttcggaggtttgacaacaaagggaatagaagagaacatgaaCTACTacaagaggactacaagttaaaaattaacaacaattaCGTGAAAgttctgccgacccacccagacgcctatagaaa contains:
- the LOC126926636 gene encoding uncharacterized protein LOC126926636, with translation MKILQINLNRCKLAQDMMHQYAIELRPDIIIISEPNRQLPHWFKDTKGDASIWVTLLNGKLPDETTEVKSDGIVGVRVGDVFCFSGYCSSNINMLAYSEYIDTLLTMTKSAARRHDKVVVAGDFNAKSTCWGGSTTDKRGRVLMEALVGMATTSDRLPHNPVMRVTGHA